In one Streptomyces sp. NBC_00597 genomic region, the following are encoded:
- a CDS encoding tyrosinase family protein, producing MTVRKNQAKLTADEKRAFTGALLELKRNGTYDRFAAVHNTFLMTDSDFGDRVGHRSPSFLPWHRRFLLDFEAELQKVDPKVSLPYWDWTQDRTAASSLWAADFLGGTGRDRDGQVVDGPFAYGGGKWAVTVGVDRRTYLRRTLGGGGTQLPTKAEVNAVLAMPVYDAAPWNSASDGFRNHLEGWRGANLHNRVHMWIGGQMASAASPNDPVFWMHHAFIDMLWAEWQRRNPKSGYLPTAATQDVVDLHKPMRPWNNVTPADLLDHRKFYTFDTEH from the coding sequence ATGACCGTCCGCAAGAACCAGGCCAAGCTCACCGCGGACGAGAAGCGCGCCTTCACGGGTGCGTTGCTCGAACTGAAGCGGAACGGTACGTACGACCGCTTCGCCGCCGTTCACAACACCTTCCTCATGACCGACAGCGACTTCGGCGACCGGGTCGGCCACCGGTCCCCCTCCTTCCTCCCCTGGCACCGCCGCTTCCTGCTGGACTTCGAAGCCGAGCTCCAGAAGGTGGACCCGAAGGTCTCGCTCCCCTACTGGGACTGGACGCAGGACCGCACCGCGGCCTCCTCGCTCTGGGCCGCCGATTTCCTGGGCGGCACCGGCCGCGACCGTGACGGGCAGGTCGTCGACGGCCCGTTCGCTTACGGAGGAGGCAAGTGGGCCGTCACCGTGGGGGTGGACAGGCGCACGTACCTGCGGCGCACCCTGGGCGGGGGCGGCACCCAGCTGCCGACCAAGGCCGAGGTGAACGCCGTGCTCGCCATGCCCGTGTACGACGCGGCCCCCTGGAACAGCGCCTCGGACGGCTTCCGCAACCACCTGGAGGGCTGGCGCGGCGCCAACCTCCACAACCGGGTCCACATGTGGATCGGCGGCCAGATGGCCAGCGCGGCCTCGCCCAACGACCCGGTGTTCTGGATGCACCACGCCTTCATCGACATGCTGTGGGCCGAGTGGCAGCGCCGGAACCCGAAGTCCGGATACCTGCCAACCGCGGCCACGCAGGACGTCGTCGACCTGCACAAGCCGATGAGGCCGTGGAACAACGTGAC
- a CDS encoding tyrosinase family oxidase copper chaperone encodes MKKITRRQALGTAAGALAAAGVTAAVIKVSGSSSPGGDPKEAAAASSPGPIPTGTIDEVYEGRRIQITFGGGEHQGGHHSPELPTVRIDGNELHVMRNADGSWVSVVNHYQTFPDPVAVVRAAVRDLQGAALAPFGPTGGTS; translated from the coding sequence ATGAAGAAGATCACCCGCCGACAGGCTTTGGGTACTGCTGCCGGCGCGCTCGCCGCCGCAGGAGTGACCGCGGCCGTCATCAAGGTCTCCGGCTCGTCCTCGCCGGGCGGGGACCCGAAGGAGGCGGCCGCGGCGTCGTCGCCCGGCCCCATACCCACCGGCACCATCGACGAGGTCTACGAGGGCCGCCGCATCCAGATCACTTTCGGCGGGGGCGAGCACCAGGGCGGCCACCACTCCCCCGAGCTGCCCACCGTCCGCATCGACGGCAACGAGCTGCACGTGATGCGCAACGCCGACGGCAGCTGGGTCAGCGTCGTCAACCACTACCAGACGTTCCCCGACCCGGTCGCGGTCGTCCGCGCCGCCGTACGGGACCTCCAGGGCGCCGCACTCGCTCCGTTCGGCCCCACGGGAGGCACGTCATGA